Proteins from a genomic interval of Quercus robur chromosome 9, dhQueRobu3.1, whole genome shotgun sequence:
- the LOC126699195 gene encoding purple acid phosphatase 15 isoform X2, which produces MVFPLRLFCAVAIAGFIFVDGGGVKIPSTLDGPFEPVTVPFDQSLRGNAVDLPDSDPRVKRRVKGFEPEQISISLSAHYHSVWISWITGESQIGYNIKPLDPKTVASVVRYGMIRQPLTHEATGYSLVYNQLYPFEGLQNYTSGIIHHVHLTGLNPNTLYYYRCGDPSRQAWSKVDSFKTMPVSGPRNYPDRIAVVGDLGLTYNTTTTISHLISNKPNLVLLVGDVTYANLYLTNGTGSDCYSCSFPQSPIHETYQPRWDYWGRFMQNLVSKVPIMVVEGNHEIEEQARGQTFAAYSSRFAFPSEESGSSSTFYYSFDAGGIHFVMLGAYIAYNKSENQYKWLERDLANVDRSKTPWLVATWHPPWYSSYKAHYREAECMRVAMEELLYSYGVDIVFNGHVKNETWALWTWYRNQDSYGKVGDQIYIVRQPNKCPVHQQRTARWFAAS; this is translated from the exons ATGGTTTTCCCTCTGAGGCTTTTTTGTGCGGTTGCGATTGCGGGGTTCATTTTCGTTGACGGCGGAGGAGTGAAGATCCCGTCGACTCTGGACGGTCCGTTCGAGCCGGTGACGGTGCCGTTCGACCAAAGCTTACGTGGCAACGCCGTGGATTTGCCAGACTCCGATCCCAGGGTTAAGCGCCGAGTCAAAGGCTTCGAGCCTGAACAGATTTCAATCTCGCTCTCCGCACACTACCACTCCGTCTGGATCTCATGGATCACTG GCGAATCCCAAATTGGTTACAATATAAAGCCATTAGACCCTAAAACTGTTGCGAGTGTAGTTCGTTATGGGATGATAAGACAACCATTAACACATGAAGCCACAGGCTATTCTCTTGTTTACAATCAGCTCTATCCCTTTGAAGGTCTCCAAAATTATACTTCTGGAATTATTCATCATGTTCACCTTACAG GGTTGAATCCAAACACTCTATACTATTATCGATGTGGAGATCCCTCTAGACAAGCCTGGAGTAAAGTTGACTCCTTCAAGACTATGCCAGTTTCTGGCCCAAGAAACTATCCGGACAGAATAGCAGTTGTTGGAGATCTTGGTCTTACTTACAATACAACTACCACCATTAGTCACTTGATTAGTAATAAACCCAATCTTGTTCTGTTGGTCGGTGATGTTACGTATGCTAATTTATACCTCACAAATGGAACCGGCTCTGACTGTTATTCTTGCTCATTTCCACAAAGTCCCATACATGAGACGTATCAGCCTCGTTGGGATTACTGGGGAAG GTTTATGCAGAATTTAGTGTCTAAAGTTCCAATAATGGTGGTAGAAGGGAACCATGAAATAGAAGAACAAGCTAGAGGCCAGACATTTGCAGCTTATAGTTCTCGCTTTGCATTCCCATCTGAAGAAAGTGGATCTTCATCCACATTCTATTATTCTTTTGATGCAGGGGGGATACACTTTGTCATGCTTGGGGCGTATATTGCATACAATAAATCAG AGAATCAATACAAGTGGCTAGAGAGAGACTTGGCTAATGTCGACAGATCAAAAACTCCATGGCTGGTAGCCACTTGGCACCCACCTTGGTACAGTTCCTATAAAGCTCATTATAGAGAGGCAGAGTGTATGAGGGTGGCAATGGAAGAGCTGCTTTACTCTTATGGTGTTGACATAGTCTTTAATGGACAT GTGAAGAATGAAACTTGGGCCTTGTGGACATGGTACCGAAATCAGGACTCTTACGGTAAAGTTGGGGATCAAATCTACATAGTGAGGCAGCCTAATAAGTGCCCTGTTCATCAACAGAGAACTGCACGTTGGTTTGCAGCCTCTTAA
- the LOC126699195 gene encoding purple acid phosphatase 15 isoform X3 produces MVFPLRLFCAVAIAGFIFVDGGGVKIPSTLDGPFEPVTVPFDQSLRGNAVDLPDSDPRVKRRVKGFEPEQISISLSAHYHSVWISWITGESQIGYNIKPLDPKTVASVVRYGMIRQPLTHEATGYSLVYNQLYPFEGLQNYTSGIIHHVHLTGLNPNTLYYYRCGDPSRQAWSKVDSFKTMPVSGPRNYPDRIAVVGDLGLTYNTTTTISHLISNKPNLVLLVGDVTYANLYLTNGTGSDCYSCSFPQSPIHETYQPRWDYWGRFMQNLVSKVPIMVVEGNHEIEEQARGQTFAAYSSRFAFPSEESGSSSTFYYSFDAGGIHFVMLGAYIAYNKSENQYKWLERDLANVDRSKTPWLVATWHPPWYSSYKAHYREAECMRVAMEELLYSYGVDIVFNGHISRSMLMKGQIEFIITH; encoded by the exons ATGGTTTTCCCTCTGAGGCTTTTTTGTGCGGTTGCGATTGCGGGGTTCATTTTCGTTGACGGCGGAGGAGTGAAGATCCCGTCGACTCTGGACGGTCCGTTCGAGCCGGTGACGGTGCCGTTCGACCAAAGCTTACGTGGCAACGCCGTGGATTTGCCAGACTCCGATCCCAGGGTTAAGCGCCGAGTCAAAGGCTTCGAGCCTGAACAGATTTCAATCTCGCTCTCCGCACACTACCACTCCGTCTGGATCTCATGGATCACTG GCGAATCCCAAATTGGTTACAATATAAAGCCATTAGACCCTAAAACTGTTGCGAGTGTAGTTCGTTATGGGATGATAAGACAACCATTAACACATGAAGCCACAGGCTATTCTCTTGTTTACAATCAGCTCTATCCCTTTGAAGGTCTCCAAAATTATACTTCTGGAATTATTCATCATGTTCACCTTACAG GGTTGAATCCAAACACTCTATACTATTATCGATGTGGAGATCCCTCTAGACAAGCCTGGAGTAAAGTTGACTCCTTCAAGACTATGCCAGTTTCTGGCCCAAGAAACTATCCGGACAGAATAGCAGTTGTTGGAGATCTTGGTCTTACTTACAATACAACTACCACCATTAGTCACTTGATTAGTAATAAACCCAATCTTGTTCTGTTGGTCGGTGATGTTACGTATGCTAATTTATACCTCACAAATGGAACCGGCTCTGACTGTTATTCTTGCTCATTTCCACAAAGTCCCATACATGAGACGTATCAGCCTCGTTGGGATTACTGGGGAAG GTTTATGCAGAATTTAGTGTCTAAAGTTCCAATAATGGTGGTAGAAGGGAACCATGAAATAGAAGAACAAGCTAGAGGCCAGACATTTGCAGCTTATAGTTCTCGCTTTGCATTCCCATCTGAAGAAAGTGGATCTTCATCCACATTCTATTATTCTTTTGATGCAGGGGGGATACACTTTGTCATGCTTGGGGCGTATATTGCATACAATAAATCAG AGAATCAATACAAGTGGCTAGAGAGAGACTTGGCTAATGTCGACAGATCAAAAACTCCATGGCTGGTAGCCACTTGGCACCCACCTTGGTACAGTTCCTATAAAGCTCATTATAGAGAGGCAGAGTGTATGAGGGTGGCAATGGAAGAGCTGCTTTACTCTTATGGTGTTGACATAGTCTTTAATGGACAT ATCTCCAGGTCCATGCTTATGAAAGGTCAAATCGAGTTTATAATTACACATTAG
- the LOC126699195 gene encoding purple acid phosphatase 15 isoform X1, whose amino-acid sequence MVFPLRLFCAVAIAGFIFVDGGGVKIPSTLDGPFEPVTVPFDQSLRGNAVDLPDSDPRVKRRVKGFEPEQISISLSAHYHSVWISWITGESQIGYNIKPLDPKTVASVVRYGMIRQPLTHEATGYSLVYNQLYPFEGLQNYTSGIIHHVHLTGLNPNTLYYYRCGDPSRQAWSKVDSFKTMPVSGPRNYPDRIAVVGDLGLTYNTTTTISHLISNKPNLVLLVGDVTYANLYLTNGTGSDCYSCSFPQSPIHETYQPRWDYWGRFMQNLVSKVPIMVVEGNHEIEEQARGQTFAAYSSRFAFPSEESGSSSTFYYSFDAGGIHFVMLGAYIAYNKSENQYKWLERDLANVDRSKTPWLVATWHPPWYSSYKAHYREAECMRVAMEELLYSYGVDIVFNGHVHAYERSNRVYNYTLDPCGPVYITVGDGGNREKMAVEHADDPGHCPEPSTTPDEYMGGFCATNFTSGPAAGKFCWDQQPEYSALRESSFGHGILEVKNETWALWTWYRNQDSYGKVGDQIYIVRQPNKCPVHQQRTARWFAAS is encoded by the exons ATGGTTTTCCCTCTGAGGCTTTTTTGTGCGGTTGCGATTGCGGGGTTCATTTTCGTTGACGGCGGAGGAGTGAAGATCCCGTCGACTCTGGACGGTCCGTTCGAGCCGGTGACGGTGCCGTTCGACCAAAGCTTACGTGGCAACGCCGTGGATTTGCCAGACTCCGATCCCAGGGTTAAGCGCCGAGTCAAAGGCTTCGAGCCTGAACAGATTTCAATCTCGCTCTCCGCACACTACCACTCCGTCTGGATCTCATGGATCACTG GCGAATCCCAAATTGGTTACAATATAAAGCCATTAGACCCTAAAACTGTTGCGAGTGTAGTTCGTTATGGGATGATAAGACAACCATTAACACATGAAGCCACAGGCTATTCTCTTGTTTACAATCAGCTCTATCCCTTTGAAGGTCTCCAAAATTATACTTCTGGAATTATTCATCATGTTCACCTTACAG GGTTGAATCCAAACACTCTATACTATTATCGATGTGGAGATCCCTCTAGACAAGCCTGGAGTAAAGTTGACTCCTTCAAGACTATGCCAGTTTCTGGCCCAAGAAACTATCCGGACAGAATAGCAGTTGTTGGAGATCTTGGTCTTACTTACAATACAACTACCACCATTAGTCACTTGATTAGTAATAAACCCAATCTTGTTCTGTTGGTCGGTGATGTTACGTATGCTAATTTATACCTCACAAATGGAACCGGCTCTGACTGTTATTCTTGCTCATTTCCACAAAGTCCCATACATGAGACGTATCAGCCTCGTTGGGATTACTGGGGAAG GTTTATGCAGAATTTAGTGTCTAAAGTTCCAATAATGGTGGTAGAAGGGAACCATGAAATAGAAGAACAAGCTAGAGGCCAGACATTTGCAGCTTATAGTTCTCGCTTTGCATTCCCATCTGAAGAAAGTGGATCTTCATCCACATTCTATTATTCTTTTGATGCAGGGGGGATACACTTTGTCATGCTTGGGGCGTATATTGCATACAATAAATCAG AGAATCAATACAAGTGGCTAGAGAGAGACTTGGCTAATGTCGACAGATCAAAAACTCCATGGCTGGTAGCCACTTGGCACCCACCTTGGTACAGTTCCTATAAAGCTCATTATAGAGAGGCAGAGTGTATGAGGGTGGCAATGGAAGAGCTGCTTTACTCTTATGGTGTTGACATAGTCTTTAATGGACAT GTCCATGCTTATGAAAGGTCAAATCGAGTTTATAATTACACATTAGATCCCTGTGGTCCGGTATATATCACAGTTGGAGATGGGGGTAATCGAGAAAAGATGGCAGTTGAACATGCTGATGATCCTGGCCACTGCCCAGAGCCATCAACTACTCCTGATGAGTACATGGGTGGCTTTTGTGCTACAAACTTTACATCTGGCCCAGCAGCTGGCAAGTTCTGTTGGGATCAGCAGCCTGAATACAGTGCCTTAAGAGAAAGTAGCTTTGGCCATGGGATCCTAgag GTGAAGAATGAAACTTGGGCCTTGTGGACATGGTACCGAAATCAGGACTCTTACGGTAAAGTTGGGGATCAAATCTACATAGTGAGGCAGCCTAATAAGTGCCCTGTTCATCAACAGAGAACTGCACGTTGGTTTGCAGCCTCTTAA
- the LOC126699196 gene encoding E3 ubiquitin-protein ligase complex slx8-rfp subunit slx8-like isoform X2: MSAVEGAVNRESSSGSTLCDILCTTDKQPSSAAAAAAAEPQPQVRHSNRTLLDVIREQDPNAARSAYKGLNINTNNSRDKKSWKTFKDKLRLKRAGAAWTSSVPIPASDIPIQQQGSLSRRNSVRFRSSAELTQSSEDLSRPPPPPQILRRNSTRYSPGDLIPAESTQFPDSESTSFVPQATRHNATRFVGTPHHRNTEISSSSSSSSSSSDEEEGDSEIAPHTPTRRLSVVLAEERALSAREAVAAQEAAERERQEQLNTSSTTAEPPVRMSLMDLMDYNMDDDEEEEEEEEEGEENERNEGKGKEEEAEEENGSGSKRGEYKCCVCMVRHKGSAFIPCGHTFCRLCSRELMVSRGNCPLCNRFILEILDIF; this comes from the coding sequence ATGTCTGCTGTAGAAGGCGCCGTGAACAGAGAGTCCAGTTCCGGATCGACTCTCTGCGACATTCTGTGCACCACGGATAAGCAACCTTCttcggcggcggcggcggcggcggcggaaCCTCAGCCTCAGGTTCGGCACAGTAATCGGACCCTGCTGGATGTGATCCGGGAGCAGGATCCGAATGCTGCGAGGTCGGCATACAAGGGGCTCAATATCAATACGAATAATAGCAGAGATAAGAAATCGTGGAAAACCTTCAAAGACAAGCTCCGTTTGAAGCGTGCCGGGGCTGCTTGGACCTCCTCTGTTCCTATCCCTGCCTCTGATATCCCTATCCAACAGCAGGGTTCGCTTTCGCGCCGTAACTCGGTCCGCTTCCGTAGCTCGGCCGAGTTGACTCAGTCCTCCGAAGATTTGTCTaggccgccgccgccgccgcagATCTTGCGCCGGAACTCCACTCGGTACAGTCCCGGAGACCTGATTCCCGCCGAGTCAACTCAGTTCCCCGACTCCGAGTCTACGAGTTTCGTACCGCAAGCCACGCGCCACAACGCTACGCGGTTCGTCGGCACCCCGCACCACAGGAACACCGAAATCTCCTCCTCCTcgtcctcttcctcctcctcctccgacGAGGAAGAAGGAGACTCCGAAATCGCGCCTCACACGCCGACGCGGCGGCTGTCGGTGGTGCTAGCGGAGGAGAGAGCTTTATCGGCGAGAGAAGCGGTGGCGGCGCAGGAAGCGGCGGAGAGGGAGAGGCAAGAGCAGCTCAACACTTCGTCGACGACGGCGGAGCCGCCGGTGAGAATGTCGTTGATGGATTTGATGGACTACAACATGGACGATgacgaggaggaggaggaagaggaggaggaagggGAGGAGAACGAGAGAAAcgaaggaaaaggaaaggaagaagaggcGGAAGAAGAGAACGGAAGCGGAAGCAAAAGAGGAGAGTACAAGTGCTGCGTGTGCATGGTAAGGCACAAAGGCTCGGCTTTTATACCGTGCGGACACACGTTTTGCAGGTTGTGTTCAAGGGAGCTTATGGTGAGTAGGGGAAATTGCCCTCTCTGcaaccgtttcatcttggaaatccttgacattttttaa
- the LOC126699196 gene encoding E3 ubiquitin-protein ligase complex slx8-rfp subunit slx8-like isoform X1, translated as MEGGERNSDRRRRLTLWDQMSAVEGAVNRESSSGSTLCDILCTTDKQPSSAAAAAAAEPQPQVRHSNRTLLDVIREQDPNAARSAYKGLNINTNNSRDKKSWKTFKDKLRLKRAGAAWTSSVPIPASDIPIQQQGSLSRRNSVRFRSSAELTQSSEDLSRPPPPPQILRRNSTRYSPGDLIPAESTQFPDSESTSFVPQATRHNATRFVGTPHHRNTEISSSSSSSSSSSDEEEGDSEIAPHTPTRRLSVVLAEERALSAREAVAAQEAAERERQEQLNTSSTTAEPPVRMSLMDLMDYNMDDDEEEEEEEEEGEENERNEGKGKEEEAEEENGSGSKRGEYKCCVCMVRHKGSAFIPCGHTFCRLCSRELMVSRGNCPLCNRFILEILDIF; from the coding sequence ATGGAAGGAGGTGAAAGAAACAGTGATAGGAGGAGGAGACTTACATTGTGGGATCAGATGTCTGCTGTAGAAGGCGCCGTGAACAGAGAGTCCAGTTCCGGATCGACTCTCTGCGACATTCTGTGCACCACGGATAAGCAACCTTCttcggcggcggcggcggcggcggcggaaCCTCAGCCTCAGGTTCGGCACAGTAATCGGACCCTGCTGGATGTGATCCGGGAGCAGGATCCGAATGCTGCGAGGTCGGCATACAAGGGGCTCAATATCAATACGAATAATAGCAGAGATAAGAAATCGTGGAAAACCTTCAAAGACAAGCTCCGTTTGAAGCGTGCCGGGGCTGCTTGGACCTCCTCTGTTCCTATCCCTGCCTCTGATATCCCTATCCAACAGCAGGGTTCGCTTTCGCGCCGTAACTCGGTCCGCTTCCGTAGCTCGGCCGAGTTGACTCAGTCCTCCGAAGATTTGTCTaggccgccgccgccgccgcagATCTTGCGCCGGAACTCCACTCGGTACAGTCCCGGAGACCTGATTCCCGCCGAGTCAACTCAGTTCCCCGACTCCGAGTCTACGAGTTTCGTACCGCAAGCCACGCGCCACAACGCTACGCGGTTCGTCGGCACCCCGCACCACAGGAACACCGAAATCTCCTCCTCCTcgtcctcttcctcctcctcctccgacGAGGAAGAAGGAGACTCCGAAATCGCGCCTCACACGCCGACGCGGCGGCTGTCGGTGGTGCTAGCGGAGGAGAGAGCTTTATCGGCGAGAGAAGCGGTGGCGGCGCAGGAAGCGGCGGAGAGGGAGAGGCAAGAGCAGCTCAACACTTCGTCGACGACGGCGGAGCCGCCGGTGAGAATGTCGTTGATGGATTTGATGGACTACAACATGGACGATgacgaggaggaggaggaagaggaggaggaagggGAGGAGAACGAGAGAAAcgaaggaaaaggaaaggaagaagaggcGGAAGAAGAGAACGGAAGCGGAAGCAAAAGAGGAGAGTACAAGTGCTGCGTGTGCATGGTAAGGCACAAAGGCTCGGCTTTTATACCGTGCGGACACACGTTTTGCAGGTTGTGTTCAAGGGAGCTTATGGTGAGTAGGGGAAATTGCCCTCTCTGcaaccgtttcatcttggaaatccttgacattttttaa